A part of Mustela erminea isolate mMusErm1 chromosome 9, mMusErm1.Pri, whole genome shotgun sequence genomic DNA contains:
- the LOC116599671 gene encoding LOW QUALITY PROTEIN: olfactory receptor 51I2-like (The sequence of the model RefSeq protein was modified relative to this genomic sequence to represent the inferred CDS: substituted 1 base at 1 genomic stop codon), giving the protein MGGKPHNSSELPPFTLTGLPGLETSQHWMFLLLGILYIVSIVGNALILFIIKEVQSLHQPMYYFLSLLSINDLGVSFSTLPTVLATFCFHLRKISFDSCMAQMFFIHLFSFMESGILLVMSFDRYVAICNPLRYATVLTDARVVHMGMAVIIRSFCMVFPLPFLLKRLPFCKANVLSHAYCLHPDLIRLPCGDITINNIFGQFIVISNFGLDSALILLSYVLILRSVLAIASREERLKTLNTCVXHMCAVLMFYVPMVGVSMAARYGRHAPQYVHTLLSLIYLFVPPMLNPVIYSIKTKEIQQRLCKILLGNKF; this is encoded by the coding sequence ATGGGAGGTAAGCCCCACAACAGCTCAGAGTTGCCTCCCTTCACCCTGACAGGGCTCCCAGGGCTGGAGACCTCTCAACACTGGATGTTTCTGCTCCTTGGTATCCTCTACATTGTCTCCATTGTGGGCAATGCCCTTATCCTTTTCATTATCAAGGAGGTACAGAGTTTGCATCAGCCTATGTACTACTTCCTATCCCTGCTATCAATTAATGACCTAGGTGTGTCCTTTTCCACACTGCCCACGGTGTTGGCCACATTTTGCTTCCACTTAAGAAAGATCAGTTTTGATTCTTGCATGGCTCAAATGTTCTTTATACACCTCTTCTCCTTCATGGAGTCTGGAATTCTGCTGGTTATGAGTtttgaccgctatgtggccatctgtaacccatTGCGTTATGCCACAGTGCTCACTGATGCCCGTGTGGTGCACATGGGCATGGCTGTTATCATCCGCAGTTTCTGTATGGTTTTTCCACTGCCTTTCCTTCTGAAGAGGTTGCCCTTCTGCAAGGCCAATGTACTCTCCCATGCCTACTGCCTGCATCCAGATCTGATCCGCTTACCCTGTGGTGACATCACCATCAATAATATTTTTGGTCAATTCATTGTCATCTCTAACTTTGGTCTGGATTCTGCACTCATTCTCCTCTCCTATGTGCTCATATTGCGCTCTGTACTTGCCATTGCATCCCGGGAGGAAAGACTTAAGACTCTCAATACATGTGTGTGACACATGTGTGCTGTGCTCATGTTCTATGTGCCCATGGTTGGTGTGTCCATGGCTGCTCGCTATGGGAGGCATGCCCCACAGTACGTGCACACACTCTTGTCCCTTATCTATCTCTTTGTGCCTCCTATGCTCAACCCGGTCATCTATTCCATCAAAACCAAAGAGATTCAACAGAGGCTTTGCAAAATACTACTAGGAAATAAGTTTTAA